The genomic interval TTCCGAAACTTACTACAAaggtacagtaatcaaaacagtgtggtacttaGAATAAACAGATTTTCCTAAAaacaaacagcatggtactggcataaggatagacatacagaccaatggaatcaAAGTGAGAGTTCAGAAACAAACCCAGGgcttgcttcagcagcacatatactaaaagtggaacaatacagaaataaacccaacatctatggtcaactgattttcaaaaagTGTGCCAACTCCattcaatggaaaaagaatagtcttttaaacaaatggtgctgaaacaattGGAGTCCTACgtgtaaaagaatgaagttggtctgggtgtggtggttcacacctgtaatcccagtgctttgggaggctaaggcaggaggactgcttgaacccagaagtttgagaccagactgggcaacataatgagacccttgtctcaaataaaataaaataaaataaaataataatatatagaataaaataaaatagccacatgtggtggcatgcatctgtattactagctacttaggaggctgaggtaggaggatcacctgagcccagttcaaggctgtagtgagttatgattatgccactgtactccagcctggatgacagggagagaccctgtctcagaaaaaaaaaaaaaatgaagttggatcCCTACTGCACAGTcacatagaaaaattaactcaaaataggtAAACAATCTAAATATGAGCTAAAACCATAACCTCATAGAAGAAACATAAGGGTAAATCTTCACAACCTTAgatttggcaatggattcttagatatgacataagcaacatcaaaattaaaaactttcagccaggcgtggtggctcacgcctgtaatcccagcactctgaaaggccgaggcgggcggatcatgaggtcaggagatcgagaccattctggctaacacggtgaaaccctgtctctactaaaaatacaaaaaattagccgggcgtggtggcgggcgcctgtagtcccagctactcggaaggctgaggcaggagaatggtgtgaacccaggaggcggagcttacagtgaacctagatcgcgccactgcactccagcctgggcaacagagccagactctgtctcaaaaaaaaaaatttaaaactttcaacCTTTTGTGAGTGGTGGCTAGCACTAAGAGAAGCCAGGAAGGCCTGGGGCACATGTCAAGAACACAAGGTGGTGGGGTGTTGCCTGACCACCCCCAAAAGCTGCACACCAACCCTCTACCCTATGCGAATCTTTGAGCCTCTGGCACTCTGTATCTTAGCTGAAGAAGTCTTAGTGGAAACTGTCTCCAGTGGGTAGGTGATGGAGAACCCTCCCTCTTCAGGTGAAGAGTTTGGGCATCTGGCTGCACTATCCTCCAAGTGGCATCCAAAACCTGCACTGGGAACATGGGTCCTGACCTGGTGGACACCACCACCTGGTGACAAAGTACCGGGCGCATTCCATTCAGATGAGGAAGATGAAGGAGACTGCATCAGAAAGTGCCATCAGTCAGCGATCAATTCCACCACTTCACCCTCAAGTTCCTTCTGCCCCACTAGTCCTGCCATGCCAGCATGAGCCACACTTTGCTAACAAGAGACCCAATACCTTCTCTAGGTGCAGAGTCCTCTCCACCCCCAAGACAGTCCAGATAAACCCCTTAggaacaacaaccaaaaaaaatttaaaacttttgttcatCAAAGGACATGGTCAAGAGATAAAGAGAGGCCCGGCACATTtgagaggctgacgtgggaggatctcttgaggccaggagtacaagaccagccagggcaacaaagcaaaaccctgtctctacaaaaaataacaatattggccgggtgcagtggctcatgcctataatcccaatactttgggaggctgaggcgggtgggaggtcaagagatcgagaccaacctggccaacatggtgaaacaccgtctctactaaaaacacaaaacgtagctgggtgtggtggtgcatgcctgcagtcccagctactcaggaagctgaggcaggagaatcgcttgaacccaggaggcggaggttgcagtaagccaagatcacaccactgcactccagcctggtgacagaacgagactctgtctcaaaataaataaataaataaaataacaatattagctggacgtggtggtgtgcacctgtagtatggtcccagctattcaggaggctgaggcaagaggatcacttgagcctaggagatcaaggctgcagtgagccatgatcacacaccactgcactccagcctaggtaacagagtaagaccctgtctcaaaacaagcaaacaaacaaacaaaaaagaaatgaaaacctacaaaatgggagaaaatatctgcaaatcatatatctgattagatttaatatccagaatatataaagtacttctataactcaataacaagaaaacccaatttaaaaatgggcaaatgactcAGATGGACAgctctccaaagaaaatatacaaatagacaagaagcacatgaaaatacgctcaacatcattagccattagggaaatgcaaatcaaaaccacaatgagccaTGGATGGTGGCccacacttgcagtcccagcccaggagttcaaggctgcagtgacctctGATTGTGCTcatgcactccagactgggtggcagAGTGGGACTCtacctctaaaaaataataatttctaaaccacaatgagataccaactcatACCTATTTATTATAGTTGGCTGTAATaagttttttttagagatggggccttgctctgttgcccagctgagctgaaactcctggcctcaagcaatcctcctgacttagcctcccaaagtggtgggattataggcatgagccgttACACCTCACCAAATGTTTTCTTTGGGGAGTGGGGAAGTGGgagaacagggtcttgctctgtgcccaggctagagttctgtggcatgatcatagctcactgcaacctcaagctcctgggctcaagcaatcctactgtcCCAGCATTCCAAATAGgcaggaccacaggcatgtgtcaccactcctaatttttttttttttttctgtagagacaaagtctcgttGTGTTGCTGAGGCTGATAATCCTCCTAatttggcctcttaaagtgctgggattacaggagtgaggcaccATGACTgaccaataataattttttaaaaaatagaaacagtaaaaaaaaatagagacacacctgtaatctcaacactatgggaggctgaggcagcaggatcacttgaggccaggacttcgggaccagcttgggcaacacagcaagaccctgtctctacaaaacatagaaaaaattagcctagcatggtggtgcgtgccggttgtcccagctactcaggagcatGAGCTGAGAGGATTGCTTTAAGccccggaggttgaggctgcagtgagctgtgattgcaccactgcactacaaacTGAcagcttgtctcaaaaacaaacagaaaaggtgTGGTCACTGTGGGAATTTATCACTTCCTGAAAAAGCTAGACGGAATtcccatataacccagcaattacACTCCCAGGTATACAGGCAAAAGAATTATAAACAGGTGTAACCACAGAACCAGTTCAATCtggttcagctttttttttttttcccccgagatggagttttgttcttgcccagactggagtgcaaaggcgccgttttggctcactgcaacctccagctcccgagttcaagcgattttcctgcctcagcctcccaagtagctgggattacaggcacccaccaccatgcctggctaatttttttgtgtttttagtagagatggggtgtcaccctgttggccaggcttgtcttgaactcctgacctcgggtgatccacccacctcagtctcccaaagtgctgggattacaagtgtgagccaccgcgcccagcctggttcAACTTTTATCAGTAACAAAATgatgagttgtttttcagttatAGTAGATCCCCAGGCTGCAAGTCATGTAACCTGAGCATGCCCAGATGAACCCAGCGTGCCTGATAACTGACCCTGGTGTCAGTGGGAACACAAAAGTCAACCACAGGCAGGACTTAAGCACTCAAATGGAGAAATGGACACCAAATCAGGAAGCATGGGGCGCCCTGTTTTGCTGCAATATGAACTCAAAGATCCAGGATTGCCTCTTTGCATGACCCAAACAGATCACGCCTCGTTGTATTTTCCCATCTCCCTCATAGTTGCTCTCTGCCTATAAAACCTGCCCCCAGATTCCATCTCGGGGAGACAAATTTGAGTGTTGCTTCTGGTTTCCCTGCTGGTCGACTTTACAAAAAAGCCTTTTCTCAAAAGCGATGACATAGTATTGGCTTCTATGTGTGTCTAGCAGTGAGCCCATTGCTTGGTAACACAATTGGCTCAAATATTTATAAGccaatgttcattgcaacattatccAAAATAGCAACAAAGCAGAAATAACCCAAGTGTTcataaacagatgaatggacaaaatgtggtatatacatacaatggaatattattcagccataaaaagaaatgaagttctggccaggtgtggtggctcacgcctctaatcccagcactttgggaagtcgaggtgggtggatcacttgaggtcaggagttcaagaccagcctggccaacatggtgaaacccaattgctactaaaaatacaaaaaattagccggatgtggtggcaggcgcctataatcctagttactcgggaggctgaggcaggagaattgcttgaacctaggaggcagaggttgcagtgagctgagatggcacactgcattccagcctgggcaacaagaacaaaacaccatctcaaaataaataaataaataaaataaagaaaaagaaaaaaatattagccaggcatggtggagcgtgcctgtagtcccagctacttgggaggccgaggcatcagaattacttgaacctgggtggcggaggctgcagtgagctgagatggcgccactgtcctccagcctgaaaccgagggagatcctgtctcaaaaataaaaaatataaaataacataaaataaaataaaataaaaagaaatgaagttctgACCAATACTACAACTTGGATAAACCTTGACAACCCCATGCTCAATGAAATAAGGTGGACACAAAAAGACATATATGGTATGATTCCACTGACATAAGGTAACTGAGTAATCAAATGCATAGAGACCATATAATAGAGGTTACCAAAGGAGAGAAGGACAGGAGGAGAGGGGGAAATAGGaagttattgcttaatggttacagagtttctgtttcaggtgatgaaaaagttttggaaatagagtgatgatggttgcacaatattgtgaatgtaattaatgccactgaattatacacctaaaaatggtttaaatggcATTAAAAAAGATACAGTATCTTGCTCtctggtccaggctggagtgcaacggtacaatcatagctcactgcagcctcaatctctcagGCTGAAGAgagcctcctcctgcctcagcctcccacaattagctgagactacaggtgagtgccactacacctggctaattttgttgattttttttttttttttagtagaaatgagatcttgctgtgttccccaggctgatctggaactcctgagctcaagtgatcaaactcccaaagtgctgggattacaagtgttagccattgcacccagctgcAAATTTTTAGTACATACATTTTTaccgtattaaaaaaaaaaaaggataaaagaataCTGAAGTTTTTACCCTGGTCTCTTCACCTTCTTCCAGTCTCTAGATCCTTGTCACATACATTAGCCTAACTTTGTTCTATCATAAGCACTTATACGCCCCCTTTTtgggtgtgtttgttttttgagacggagtttctcgctcttgttgcccaggttggagtacaatggcatgatctcggctcactgcaatctccacctcccaggttctagcgactctcctgcttcagcctcctgagtagctgggattaccagctactgcgccaccacgcccagctaatttttgtatttttagtagagatggggtttcaccatgttggtcaggctgatctcgaactcccgaccttaggtgatccgcccgtctctgcctcccaaagtgctgggattacaggtatgagccaccatgcccggcctatactccccatttaaaacacaaaaaaacacttCTTTGACTTTTCCCTTTTATAAGTCACTTTAAGTCTATATCATACCCACCTGTGGGTGGCATAGCCTTGGTCTGAATACTGGCCCAATTGAGATATCTGTGTTCTCTATGGGACTGTCATGCTTGATGGATCGCTGTTCCTCGTCACCCCAATATCTGCTGCTGTGTGCCACATGACAAAATCCTTGTCTTTAAGTAGTTATCTTCTCGGGAAAATATATTCAGGAGAACATTCAAGACAGTCTGGAACAGCGTTTCCCTAATGTCAGTCATTTGGATGCTGCCTTCCCATACTAGTATCTACAATGGTTAACATATTCTTTAAATAGAACCatttattagaaaaaatttttaatgtaaataagaaAACCAGTATTACTTGCCACAAATAACAAAGATAAACTGTCCAAAATCATGAATACAAAGCAGTTTAAGGTCTAGCTTTATATAATATTATTGCCCACTGAAAGTTTTGAGCCTAAAGTCTGATCTCTGTCTaaaaggggaagaagaaaaagtgaGGTTAAAGATATGAATATGAAATGAGGTTTTCTCCTGACTGTAAGACTGAACAAGTGCAAGGGACTTTCTCAATATGTGAGTGAATATAATTTGCCATATTATTTAATCAATTCTGAGATACTTTCCcccaaattttattattattattattattattattattattttgagactgattcgcactctgtcgcccaggctggaatacagtgacgcgatctcggctcactgtaacttctctctcccgggttcaagctattctcctgcctcagcctcccgagttgctaggattacaggtgcccgccaccacgcctggcctttcaaaatttttggtagagactgggtttcgccctgttggccaggctggtctcgaactcctgacctcaagtgatccgcccgcttcggcctcccaaagtgctgggattacaggcttaagccaccgcgcccggcctttccccaaattttaatactttaaaatagaGAACATCTTACAATCAACAGGTTGTGACAGGTTAATTGGCCGCGTTTTATCTTTGATAGCTCTAAAGTCAAGATAACTCGGGCACGATCCCGGGCAAGATTCCAGCACTGCCTATTGTCATTTGTAGACCGGAGACAGGAATACCTATCTCACAGGCTGTTACACAATAGCGCCGGTGAAGCGCTTGTCACAAAGCCTGACCCAGGACAATCTCAGAAACGGAGATTCtgttatttaaattgtttatttttgtgcgCTAAGTTTCACATCAACCCAACTGTCTCTTGATAGGTTCCTACTAGGCACTAGAGATATGTTTTAGAAATTACTTATGATCGTAGAAGCCGCTGGAAGTCCACAGACTCAAGCTCATCGCTCTAGCGGAGCAAACAGCTGGGCGCCCGCCGGCCCAAGCTTCCGCAACTGCGTAGTCGGCGCTGTGACGTCCGGCGCGGCTCTGTGACGTCACGAATCGGTTCACTGTAAGAGGGGAGGGCCTTCTTCTCCAGGGGAGGGCTACGTGTTGACGCCATACGCCAGGGCGGGGCCGAGAGTTTAGAGCCCCGGAGTGGGGTGTCGGCGCCTCATTCGGGTGGAGCTGAGCCGGAGACAGGTAACCTTGCGCTGTCGCTGCCCCCGTCCCAGTGCCGGGTAGCGCGGTGCTTGGCGGCCCGGGGTTGGAGATAGCGGGAAAGGGCGAGGCCGCCGCGCCCTTGGTGCTGCGGGTGCCGCGGTGACAGGGGAGTGGAGCTGGATGGAGTGGGGCTGACGGAGGGTGGTAGGAGGGACGGGACCTGATGGATGGCCGTGGTAGCCAATGGCGCCGCGGGGCCCGCCCGGCGGGCGGAGATTGGCGGGTACGAGCGAGCTCCGAGGTCGCGCGGGGCGCGGAGCGACGCGCCATTGGCGATCGTAGAGTGAGGGGCGGGCGCGGCGGCGGATGTGAGGGAGAGGGCGGTGCGTCCGCAAGGGTGACCCCCAAGGTCGCCGCGGGCGTCACGTGGCAGGCAGCTCTCTGGCGGCGTCCTTCCCGACCGGGACGCACTCTCCTTCCCGCCTGTGAGGACCGCGTCGCTTTGTCCGAAAGACAGTGTGGCCTGCTCGAGTCGCGTCGGAGCATCTAGCCTTGGGGTGGCCCTGGGTGGGACTGCCTGTTTGGATTACGGTGCAGACCTTGGTCCCGCCCCCACACCTGCTGCCCAAAGTTGGGACGAACAGATTGACTGAGATGAAGCTTATTTTCCGTAGAAACATCTTTCAATCACCATTTTCCCTCGAAAATGTATCAGACATTGGATATGAGTTTTAACCTGTTGAGATTTAATAGAAAACTTGCCGTGCCCTCGCCCTGACCCGGGTGCGTCCCACCTGCCATCCCCATCCCTTTGCCCAGAATATAGGACTTCGTGTTAGGGTTTCCTTGTGCCTTGTCTTGCAGTCCGTACCCCGAGTCTGATTTCCGGGTACACTGCTCTGAACAGCTGGGTTTAGGATGGGTAGCATAGgataaagcctttttttttatAAGGCAGCATTAGTTGCAACAAACTGTGCTTTGCCGTGTAGACCTAGGAGAGTATATAACATTATTGTAGTTTCGTAAATTAGCTGAGGACTGGATCTTGGAAAGTTGAAGAAAGGTCACTGTATGCTcat from Rhinopithecus roxellana isolate Shanxi Qingling chromosome 6, ASM756505v1, whole genome shotgun sequence carries:
- the LOC115898185 gene encoding serine/arginine repetitive matrix protein 1-like produces the protein MLRRDSSRPHCLSDKATRSSQAGRRVRPGREGRRQRAACHVTPAATLGVTLADAPPSPSHPPPRPPLTLRSPMARRSAPRATSELARTRQSPPAGRAPRRHWLPRPSIRSRPSYHPPSAPLHPAPLPCHRGTRSTKGAAASPFPAISNPGPPSTALPGTGTGAATAQGYLSPAQLHPNEAPTPHSGALNSRPRPGVWRQHVALPWRRRPSPLTVNRFVTSQSRAGRHSADYAVAEAWAGGRPAVCSARAMSLSLWTSSGFYDHNSRYWGDEEQRSIKHDSPIENTDISIGPVFRPRLCHPQHRKHSRARAEIPKGTFQAIVATKLGQILRPKSLTGAEGRRDCAGASPQQDAGGKLWRKG